One part of the Bicyclus anynana chromosome 8, ilBicAnyn1.1, whole genome shotgun sequence genome encodes these proteins:
- the LOC112047741 gene encoding WASH complex subunit 2 — protein MEGDTESLRKAAPHWTLDGDKRLLSMLQKLHEKIMTKCEEANVKLDAMVDALDNASIDLQNVNNKFTALSNNQFVESRVYDDDVDVTPNVNAAKPDPPIEEAESEVTKLKHSLQKLEQMHEPVHILDSDSSDEEDSGRIILKPKQIYSHRPLPYIIGTQAWRSKWHAGLIHEESDSDSSVSKHDHIPAEEYSESEPETAPTDKLEHRTISSSSMDSEMTSQPPAATQVAKQPAKPADIAAELARRLGGHSVPLPASEPVEIQTPEQTSTKVYRVEKPAPTTVFSDEPPPIDDYQSEYTDDDDIFAELHKKPKPNMNRDQDRVTKDLFGGLSNNIVDDLFGEVENRDNDIGNVINYEDVTPSASRSKPPLHDNRLHSVTENPVPQPKLIERKGETEEVIKKPVGGISIFGTHKGADSIGAAILKRNQKKSSASDEDTSNSMENGEIIPSVSKAKEEPVNKIIEDLFSKPAKKVTKKEDSIRKEEPKISKPPKDKIDLFSDNLFDDIDDIFTSNIVSKPKDKNTQKSIFDDDDLFAEISLKKPEKCNDKSDTKSIFDDNDDLFPETDKSLNTNNIIPSDPINVNKDIMITRENLNVKIKSDDKGKKTVSKGIFGDDSEDDLFLDVKVGAEINKPQKIINESVQDANIVTENNEDISPSIETADIEGSKSVNKSNLKPISTKSQFKSPSLFDDDEYDDLFSKGTKPSTSAQSNLNNVEQENKVISEEEISRPTSQISNHNNRTSRDNNGKTDLALESHSSYIPVEMAKSDVSLPEKGEAFAEKDIENDIANQKLCTETSNVADVDNLSKKSVHLKKSKGLSENVHITLSSEVLPEHKGLSENVHNTPPPETLPKHKGLSEDLHITPPPNILPEHKGLSENLHITPPPEILPEQEILSSEPGTFSDIFVDMPPAFEKPLESKKSKNINALFDDDSDDEALFFKKNEGISDEKPDSNFFNDRFRIFHDEPPEIDVNFSQKPINSIPKPLSEVHDDQLFGNLPKLQENIIEIKKHNIPEEEQFVQSVEKNMVKNAVDVTKLTEESEDSNKTQKINVSQLLESLEKSSKTDLQDEINNAHKINDSFVNRDQKVETEPKKSVGKLKHMNLNIDVNTLLPGASIKKSKPNEETDGQTISTKSNEELNTHYPEKTETKMVKSISFDGDPESEVLDNKLSKQRAKIQVKRRPSTRRARLEAVRKSRIDLASDSTDNSSSFDEPPYKEIFDNEGFEDNGRESTITQECITSSNIVNKSISVDEKDSTNNSSSPKTLLKATDDVTNTKTIQPDVKSKVVYILNDEDIFNDISTKEEHITPSNNVSQSKNVLENVDDDDELLFKTPNISTLGKTYEKTVSSSDDLKSELKTNESKESGLKVSRVNDKLLKTKKSLFDDLSDDENELFGSKKSTIQKTNTLESESESDLFAKNKKEGKPSVQIKKEITKGSLFGDESDDDGDLFGVKAGKSSGIIRQNISKPKEVTTKTAKPVFEDPLSMFGDDS, from the exons ATGGAGGGCGATACAGAGTCCCTTCGTAAAGCAGCTCCACACTGGACCCTAGATGGGGACAAGAGGTTACTGAGCATGTTGCAGAAGTTACATGAg AAAATAATGACAAAATGTGAGGAGGCAAATGTCAAATTAGATGCCATGGTAGATGCACTTGATAATGCAAGTATAGATCtccaaaatgtaaataataa ATTCACAGCATTGAGCAACAATCAATTTGTGGAAAGCAGAGTTTATGACGATGATGTTGACGTCACGCCTAATGTGAACGCAGCAAAG cctGACCCTCCAATAGAAGAAGCAGAGAGTGAAGTAACAAAACTAAAGCACAGTTTGCAGAAATTAGAGCAAATGCATGAACCGGTCCACATACTGGACAGTGACAGTTCAGATGAAGAGGACAGTGGCAG aataatattaaaaccgaAACAGATTTATTCACATCGTCCCTTGCCTTACATCATTGGCACACAAGCTTGGAGGAGCAAATGGCATGCTG GCCTGATACATGAGGAGAGTGACAGTGACAGTTCAGTATCGAAACATGACCACATACCTGCCGAAGAGTATTCAGAGTCTGAACCTGAAACTGCACCGACAGACAAACTTGAACATCGAacg atatcatcatcatcgatgGACTCTGAGATGACATCACAACCACCAGCAGCCACTCAGGTTGCTAAGCAACCAGCCAAACCAGCAGACATAGCTGCCGAGTTGGCGAGGCGACTTGGCGGGCACTCTGTACCA TTGCCTGCAAGTGAACCTGTGGAGATACAAACACCAGAACAGACTTCAACAAAAGTATATAGAGTCGAGAAACCTGCACCAA CTACTGTTTTCTCCGACGAGCCGCCACCGATAGACGACTACCAGTCCGAATATACGGATGACGACGATATATTCGCGGAGCTGCACAAGAAACCTAAACCTAATATGAATAGAGATCAGGATCGCGTTACCAAGGATTTGTTTGGAGGTCTTAGTAATAATATCGTCGATGATTTGTTTGGTGAAGTTGAAAATCGCGATAATGATATAGGAAACGTTATTAATTATGAGGATGTTACA cCAAGTGCTAGCCGATCAAAACCACCTCTACATGACAATAGACTACATTCAGTCACCGAAAATCCAGTGCCTCAACCGAAATTAATAGAAAGGAAAGGCGAGACAGAAGAGGTCATTAAA AAACCAGTTGGTGGAATTTCTATATTTGGGACACATAAAGGCGCTGACAGCATTGGTGCAgccattttaaaaagaaatcaaaagaAATCTTCTGCCTCTGATGAAGATACAAGTAATTCTATGGAAAATGGTGAAATTATACCAAGCGTCTCGAAAGCTAAAGAAGAACCAGTGAATAAAATTATCGAAGACTTATTTAGTAAACCCGCAAAGAAAGTAACTAAAAAGGAAGACTCGATAAGAAAAGAAGAACCTAAAATATCAAAACCTCCTAAAGATAAAATTGATCTTTTCAGCGATAACCTTTtcgatgatattgatgatatcTTTACATCTAATATTGTTTCCAAACCGAAAGATAAAAACACCCAAAAATCTATATTTGACGATGATGATCTATTTGCTGAAATTTCTTTAAAGAAACCTGAAAAATGTAACGATAAAAGTGATACAAAAAGTATAtttgatgacaatgatgatttgTTTCCCGAGACTGATAAATctttaaatactaataatataattcctAGTGATcctataaatgtaaataaagacATCATGATTACCAGagaaaatttaaatgttaaaataaaaagcgatGATAAGGGTAAAAAAACCGTGAGTAAAGGAATATTCGGAGACGATAGTGAAgatgatttatttttagatgTTAAAGTAGGCGCTGAAATCAATAAAcctcaaaaaataattaatgaaagtGTTCAGGATGCAAATATTGTAACTGAAAATAATGAAGACATATCTCCAAGTATAGAAACAGCTGACATTGAAGGAAGTAAATcggtaaataaaagtaatttaaagcCAATTAGTACAAAATCTCAGTTCAAAAGTCCTTCTTTATTTGATGACGATGAGTACGATGACTTATTTAGTAAAGGAACAAAACCAAGTACTAGTGCACAAAGTAACTTAAATAATGTTGAACAAGAAAATAAAGTCATTAGTGAAGAAGAAATTTCAAGACCAACGAGTCAAATTTCAAACCATAATAATAGGACATCGCGTGATAATAATGGTAAAACAGATTTAGCACTCGAATCACACAGTAGTTACATTCCAGTTGAAATGGCGAAATCTGATGTATCACTACCCGAAAAAGGTGAAGCGTTTGCCGAAAAAGATATAGAGAATGACATTGCAAACCAAAAACTGTGTACTGAAACTTCAAATGTGGCAGATGTTGATAACCTTTCTAAGAAATctgttcatttaaaaaaatctaaaggtTTATCAGAAAATGTACACATTACTTTATCTTCAGAAGTATTACCAGAACATAAAGGTTTATCTGAAAATGTACATAATACTCCACCTCCAGAAACATTACCAAAACATAAAGGTTTATCTGAAGACTTACATATTACTCCACCTCCAAACATATTACCAGAACACAAAGGTTTATCTGAAAATTTACATATTACTCCACCTCCAGAAATATTACCAGAACAGGAAATATTGTCTAGTGAACCTGGCACATTCAGTGACATATTCGTCGATATGCCTCCTGCGTTTGAAAAACCTTTAGAATCGAAGAAAAGTAAAAACATAAATGCTTTATTCGATGATGATTCGGATGATGAAGCGCTCTTTTTCAAGAAGAATGAAGGTATTAGCGATGAAAAGCCAGATTCGAATTTCTTTAACGACAGGTTTAGAATATTTCACGATGAGCCTCCTGAGATCGATGTAAATTTTTCCCAAAAACCAATAAACAGTATCCCAAAACCACTAAGTGAAGTACATGATGACCAATTATTTGGAAATTTACCTAAACTACAGGAAAACAtcatagaaattaaaaaacataatataccaGAAGAAGAGCAATTTGTTCAAAGTGTCGAAAAAAACATGGTGAAAAACGCTGTAGACGTTACTAAACTAACTGAAGAGTCTGAGGAtagtaataaaacacaaaaaataaatgtttcccAACTTTTAGAAAGTTTAGAGAAAAGTTCTAAAACTGATTTACaagatgaaataaataatgcacataaaattaatgattcttttgtaaatagagaTCAAAAAGTAGAAACTGAACCAAAAAAATCTGTTGGAAAATTAAAACACAtgaatttaaatatagacgTGAATACATTGCTTCCAGGAGCTTCTATAAAGAAATCAaaacctaacgaagaaactgACGGTCAGACAATATCAACGAAAAGTAATGAAGAACTAAATACACATTATCCTGAAAAGACTGAAACAAAAATGGTTAAATCCATCAGTTTTGATGGAGATCCAGAGTCTGaagttttagataataaattatctAAACAAAGAGCAAAAATTCAAGTTAAAAGACGTCCATCAACTAGAAGGGCTCGCTTAGAAGCAGTTAGGAAATCACGTATAGATCTTGCATCAGATTCCACTGACAATTCCAGTTCTTTCGATGAACCTCCATATAAAGAAATCTTTGATAATGAAGGATTTGAAGACAATGGTCGAGAGTCAACTATCACGCAAGAATGTATCACGAGcagtaatattgtaaataaaagtatatcTGTAGATGAAAAAGATTCTACAAATAATTCTTCGTCACCAAAAACGCTTCTAAAAGCAACAGATGATGTAACTAATACAAAAACTATACAGCCAGATGTTAAATCAAAAGTAGTTTACATCTTAAACGATGAAGACATATTTAATGATATAAGTACAAAAGAAGAACACATCACTCCAAGCAACAATGTATCACAGAGTAAAAATGTATTAGAGAacgttgatgacgatgacgaattgttatttaaaactcCTAACATATCGACCTTAGGTAAAACTTATGAAAAAACTGTTTCTAGTTCTGATGATCTAAAAAGCGAGCTCAAAACAAATGAAAGTAAAGAAAGCGGCTTAAAAGTTAGCAGAGTAAACGATAAATTGCTCAAAACTAAAAAATCGCTTTTTGACGATCTAAGCGACGATGAAAATGAATTATTTGGCAGCAAAAAATCTACGATacaaaaaactaatacattagAATCTGAAAGCGAGAGTGACTTatttgctaaaaataaaaaagaaggcAAACCATCTGTTCAAATTAAGAAAGAGATAACTAAAGGTTCTTTATTTGGTGATGAGAGTGATGATGACGGTGATTTGTTTGGAGTGAAAGCCGGAAAATCATCAG GGATTATAAGGCAAAATATATCAAAACCTAAAGAAGTAACTACTAAAACCGCAAAGCCAGTGTTTGAAGACCCATTATCTATGTTTGGCGATGATAGCTGA